Proteins encoded together in one Flavobacteriales bacterium window:
- a CDS encoding alpha/beta fold hydrolase, protein MSTVPLHHRRMGQGRPLVVLHGLFGSSDNWNSIGKAWADDFDVVLVDQRDHGRSPHTDRITYALMADDVAALIDDLGLRDPVVVGHSMGGKAGMVLAQRHPGLLHRLVVIDMGPREYPPHRHAHILQALTTCDLEQLRTRKEVEDHLSTLIREPGVVQFLLKSLYWATPDQLAWRFNVPLLAQDIHDILAAAGPEVVRTPTLFIRGGQSDYITREDLPQLREQFPQARVETIDFAGHWVHVQAPDEVIGLVRAFAS, encoded by the coding sequence ATGAGCACCGTCCCGCTCCATCATCGCCGCATGGGCCAGGGTCGTCCCCTGGTGGTGCTCCATGGTCTCTTCGGCAGCAGCGACAACTGGAACAGCATCGGCAAGGCCTGGGCCGACGACTTCGATGTGGTGCTGGTGGACCAGCGCGACCACGGACGCTCACCCCACACCGACCGCATCACCTATGCATTGATGGCCGATGACGTGGCCGCACTGATCGACGACCTGGGACTGCGCGATCCGGTGGTGGTGGGCCACAGCATGGGCGGAAAGGCGGGCATGGTGCTGGCGCAGCGGCACCCCGGCCTGCTGCACCGGCTGGTGGTGATCGACATGGGGCCGCGGGAGTATCCGCCCCATCGTCACGCCCACATCCTGCAAGCGCTCACCACGTGCGACCTTGAGCAACTCCGCACCCGCAAGGAGGTGGAGGACCATCTGTCCACACTGATCCGCGAGCCGGGCGTGGTGCAGTTCCTGCTCAAGAGCCTGTACTGGGCCACCCCCGACCAGCTGGCGTGGCGCTTCAATGTGCCGCTGTTGGCGCAGGACATCCACGACATCCTGGCCGCGGCCGGCCCGGAGGTGGTGCGCACCCCCACCCTCTTCATCCGTGGCGGGCAGAGCGACTACATCACCCGCGAGGACCTGCCCCAGCTGCGCGAACAGTTCCCGCAAGCGCGTGTGGAGACCATCGATTTCGCCGGCCACTGGGTGCATGTGCAGGCGCCCGACGAGGTGATCGGGCTGGTGCGCGCCTTCGCCTCATGA
- a CDS encoding endonuclease/exonuclease/phosphatase family protein: MRPRHRSVPPIALLLLACGPVACAQSDQRFTAACIGFYNIENLYDTIDSPDTDDAEFLPGGPKLWGTTRYRTKVEKMGRVIGELGRDVHPDGVHVIGLAEVENRRVLEDLVKTEAIAKRGYRIVHEDGPDRRGVDVALLYDPRYFTLLGHRSVPLVDPVDTAFRTRAQLLVSGIMDGDTVHVIVAHWPSRRGGEKRSQPKRMLAAKLGRALIDSLQQRDPGARVIYMGDLNDDPVDKSVRGGLMTVARPEQATGRALFNPMEPLYDKGIGSLAWRDSWNLFDQIVVTSSLAARSDDRYRYYGVRVYNEPYLRQQDGAFSGYPFRTFVGDTWANGWSDHFPVYIILVRPVR, from the coding sequence ATGCGTCCCCGCCATCGCTCCGTTCCGCCCATCGCCCTGCTGCTGCTCGCCTGCGGGCCCGTCGCCTGCGCCCAGTCCGACCAGCGCTTCACGGCGGCCTGCATCGGTTTCTACAACATCGAGAACCTCTACGACACGATCGACTCGCCGGACACCGACGATGCGGAGTTCCTGCCGGGAGGACCGAAGCTGTGGGGCACCACGCGTTACCGCACCAAGGTGGAGAAAATGGGTCGCGTGATCGGCGAACTGGGCAGGGACGTGCACCCGGACGGTGTGCACGTGATCGGCCTCGCCGAGGTGGAGAACCGCCGCGTGCTGGAGGACCTGGTGAAGACGGAGGCCATCGCCAAGCGCGGGTACCGGATCGTGCACGAGGACGGACCCGACCGGCGCGGGGTGGATGTGGCCCTGCTCTACGATCCACGGTACTTCACGCTGCTGGGCCACCGGAGTGTGCCGCTCGTGGACCCGGTGGACACGGCGTTCCGGACCCGCGCGCAGCTGCTGGTGAGCGGCATCATGGACGGCGACACCGTGCACGTGATCGTGGCGCACTGGCCCAGCCGGCGAGGCGGCGAGAAGCGATCGCAGCCCAAGCGCATGCTGGCCGCCAAGCTGGGCCGCGCCCTCATCGATTCGTTGCAGCAGCGTGATCCCGGCGCACGGGTGATCTACATGGGCGACCTCAACGACGACCCGGTGGACAAGAGCGTGCGTGGTGGGCTGATGACCGTGGCCCGGCCGGAACAGGCCACCGGCCGCGCGCTCTTCAACCCCATGGAGCCGCTCTACGACAAGGGCATCGGCTCCCTCGCCTGGCGCGACTCCTGGAACCTCTTCGACCAGATCGTCGTGACGTCCTCCCTGGCCGCTCGCTCGGACGACCGCTATCGATACTACGGGGTGCGCGTATACAACGAGCCCTACCTGCGCCAACAGGATGGCGCGTTCAGCGGATACCCCTTCCGCACCTTCGTGGGCGACACCTGGGCCAACGGGTGGAGCGACCACTTCCCGGTGTACATCATCCTCGTGCGGCCGGTGCGCTGA
- a CDS encoding TonB-dependent receptor plug domain-containing protein: MSGSLAWSFLFLALPCSLSAQVVDSVEIGAAGDSSRILQERVPVYTVTSSDLESELGSQDISGILQSSRDVFANTAGLSWGPARFRIRGLDGENTSVLINGIMVNDPEAGWATWSQWGGLNDVTRYMEIRTGLSASRLVFAGIGGYSAINARASDQRRGTRISYALSNRAYDHRVMVTHSTGMMKTGWAVSASASWRYANEGYAEGTFFNAAAYFLSVEKKLNDRHRIGFTGFGAPIRQGRQGLAVQEAYDLTGNNYYNPFWGYQNGEKRNARVSYDHKPMAILTHYFTPDERTTWTTSLYYTAGRDAQTNINWFDAKDPRPDYYRYLPSYYAESDPAEAARLTEAWQNGSAGQIDWDQLYFANRKNLYTVQNADGIAGLNITGNRSKYIVEDQRNDPRRFGLNSVWSKALDDHTQLTASVGYHDHVTHNYRVVDDLLGGDFWVDVDQFADQVSADPAVAQNDLNRPNAVITVGERFGHDYDMHVRQATGFVQFERRWQQVEAYVSGMLGHQSFFREGFMVNGRFPDNSFGKSEVQGFLHYGLKAGAVYKLSGRQFVTLNGAYLTRPPLARWAYLSPRTRDAVVPGLTTEKVSSADLSYVVRFPRLKGRATVYWANIADQVWARSFFHDEYLTLVNYTMRGVDQRHTGAELGLEANVTSTLSVNAVLGTGRFVYSSRPQATITRDNSEEVFATDRTVYWTNYRVGGMPQTAASLGLRYNSPKFWFISLTANYFADIYLDPNPDRRTAEALEGLAVQDPQWNELLEQTKLDNAFTLDLFGGKSWMVQRKYRIALNVSVSNLLNNQDFVVGGFEQLRYERMDVGKFPPRLSYLFGRTYFAMLSIGF; the protein is encoded by the coding sequence GTGTCCGGTTCGCTCGCCTGGTCCTTCCTCTTCCTTGCTCTTCCCTGCTCCTTGTCCGCCCAAGTGGTCGATTCCGTGGAGATCGGAGCCGCGGGTGATAGCTCCCGTATCCTTCAGGAACGGGTGCCGGTGTACACGGTGACCTCCAGCGACCTGGAATCCGAGCTGGGCTCCCAGGACATCTCGGGGATCCTGCAGTCGTCCCGCGATGTGTTCGCCAACACAGCAGGTCTAAGCTGGGGTCCGGCCCGGTTCCGGATCCGTGGCCTCGACGGCGAGAACACTTCTGTGCTCATCAACGGCATCATGGTGAACGACCCGGAGGCCGGTTGGGCCACCTGGAGCCAGTGGGGCGGTCTGAACGACGTGACGCGCTACATGGAGATCCGCACGGGGTTGTCCGCCTCGCGCCTCGTGTTCGCGGGCATCGGTGGGTATTCCGCCATCAATGCCCGGGCCAGCGATCAGCGGCGGGGCACCCGCATCTCCTACGCCCTCAGCAACCGGGCCTACGACCATCGCGTGATGGTGACGCACAGCACCGGCATGATGAAGACGGGCTGGGCGGTGAGCGCCTCGGCCAGCTGGCGCTATGCGAACGAAGGCTACGCCGAAGGCACCTTCTTCAACGCCGCCGCCTACTTCCTCAGCGTGGAGAAGAAGCTCAACGACCGGCACCGCATCGGCTTCACCGGCTTCGGCGCCCCGATCCGCCAGGGCCGTCAGGGCCTGGCCGTGCAGGAGGCCTACGACCTCACCGGCAACAACTACTACAACCCTTTCTGGGGCTATCAGAACGGCGAGAAACGCAACGCCCGTGTGAGCTATGACCATAAGCCGATGGCCATCCTCACGCACTACTTCACACCGGACGAACGGACCACCTGGACCACCAGCCTGTATTACACCGCCGGACGCGACGCCCAGACCAACATCAACTGGTTCGATGCGAAGGACCCGCGTCCGGATTACTACCGCTACCTGCCCAGCTACTACGCGGAGAGCGATCCCGCAGAGGCTGCACGACTGACCGAGGCCTGGCAGAACGGAAGCGCCGGTCAGATCGACTGGGACCAGCTCTATTTCGCCAACCGCAAGAACCTGTACACGGTGCAGAACGCCGATGGCATCGCAGGCCTCAACATCACCGGCAACCGTAGCAAGTACATCGTGGAGGACCAGCGCAACGACCCGCGCCGCTTCGGCCTCAATAGCGTGTGGTCCAAGGCGCTGGACGACCACACCCAGCTCACCGCCAGCGTGGGCTATCACGACCATGTGACGCACAACTACCGCGTGGTCGATGACCTGCTGGGCGGCGACTTCTGGGTGGACGTGGACCAGTTCGCCGATCAGGTCTCGGCCGACCCCGCGGTGGCCCAGAACGACCTCAACCGGCCCAACGCGGTGATCACCGTCGGTGAGCGGTTCGGGCACGACTACGACATGCATGTGCGGCAGGCGACGGGCTTCGTGCAGTTCGAGCGCCGCTGGCAGCAGGTGGAGGCGTACGTGTCCGGCATGCTGGGCCATCAGTCCTTCTTCCGCGAAGGGTTCATGGTGAACGGTCGCTTCCCGGACAACTCGTTCGGGAAGTCGGAGGTGCAGGGCTTTCTGCACTACGGCCTGAAGGCGGGCGCCGTGTACAAGCTCAGCGGCCGGCAGTTCGTCACCCTGAACGGCGCCTACCTCACCCGACCGCCCCTGGCTCGGTGGGCCTACTTGTCGCCGCGCACCCGCGACGCGGTCGTCCCCGGTCTTACCACCGAAAAGGTGAGCAGCGCCGACCTGAGCTACGTGGTGCGCTTCCCCCGCCTCAAGGGTCGGGCCACCGTGTACTGGGCCAATATCGCCGATCAGGTGTGGGCCCGCTCCTTCTTCCACGATGAGTACCTCACCCTGGTGAACTACACCATGCGCGGGGTGGACCAGCGGCACACCGGGGCGGAACTGGGCCTGGAGGCCAATGTCACCTCCACCCTCAGCGTGAACGCCGTCCTGGGAACGGGCCGATTCGTGTACTCCAGCCGGCCACAGGCCACCATCACCCGCGACAACAGCGAGGAGGTGTTCGCCACGGACCGCACCGTCTATTGGACCAATTACAGGGTGGGCGGGATGCCGCAGACCGCCGCCTCGCTCGGTCTGCGTTACAACAGCCCCAAGTTCTGGTTCATCAGCCTCACGGCGAACTACTTCGCCGACATCTACCTGGACCCCAATCCGGACCGCCGCACCGCCGAAGCCCTGGAAGGACTGGCGGTGCAGGATCCCCAATGGAACGAGCTCCTGGAACAGACCAAGCTGGACAACGCGTTCACCCTGGATCTCTTCGGAGGCAAGTCGTGGATGGTGCAGCGCAAGTACCGCATCGCCCTGAACGTGTCGGTGAGCAACCTGCTGAACAACCAGGACTTCGTGGTGGGCGGCTTCGAGCAGCTGCGCTACGAACGGATGGACGTCGGCAAGTTCCCCCCGCGCCTGAGCTACCTCTTCGGTCGCACCTATTTCGCCATGCTGAGCATCGGTTTCTGA
- a CDS encoding CBS domain-containing protein: MHASDLIAPDLPPLRPDDTVGRALDWMEEFKVRHLPVTENGRLVGLVRDTDLVDRNDAKAPVRELMGQAELPYVREGQHIYDVMKLMAERGLTVLPVLDPTGTYLGAINEHEALRRLAEAINIGEPGSVLVLEMNQNDYSLQRIAGIVESNGAKLLSVYNRTLPEGPRLEVTLKVNREDISDILQSFERFDYFVKSTYQGSKFHEDLRGRYDELMRFLDL, from the coding sequence ATGCACGCCAGCGACCTCATCGCCCCCGATCTTCCGCCCCTTCGGCCGGACGACACCGTGGGCCGTGCGCTCGATTGGATGGAGGAGTTCAAGGTGCGCCACCTGCCCGTCACGGAGAACGGCCGGCTGGTGGGCCTGGTGCGCGATACCGACCTGGTGGACCGCAACGATGCCAAGGCCCCGGTGCGCGAGCTGATGGGCCAGGCCGAGCTGCCCTACGTGCGCGAAGGCCAGCACATCTATGACGTGATGAAGCTGATGGCCGAGCGCGGCCTCACCGTGCTGCCCGTGCTGGACCCCACGGGCACGTACCTCGGCGCCATCAACGAGCATGAGGCGCTGCGCCGACTGGCCGAGGCCATCAACATCGGCGAACCGGGCAGCGTGCTGGTGCTGGAGATGAACCAGAACGATTACAGCCTCCAGCGCATCGCCGGCATCGTGGAGAGCAACGGCGCCAAGCTCCTCAGCGTGTACAACCGCACCCTGCCCGAGGGTCCACGCCTGGAGGTGACCCTGAAGGTGAACCGGGAGGACATCAGCGACATCCTGCAGTCCTTCGAGCGGTTCGACTACTTCGTGAAAAGCACCTACCAGGGTTCGAAGTTCCACGAGGACCTGCGCGGCCGCTACGACGAGCTGATGCGCTTCCTGGACCTGTGA
- a CDS encoding choice-of-anchor J domain-containing protein, translating into MKHLTHTLSAAAGLALMLLLSGCDKELDTPPERTLPTGSVLSIKRLRDLHATTFAYLPHRFTGDSSVYGVVTGDETNGNLYKNIYMQDDTAGIVLRLKNSGGLYAGDRIRIYLKGTTLSSYAGLLQLDSVDVDNNVIKQETLVPVAPKVVSVTQVTPALQGQLIRLDSVQFIADEANGVTTWSDAINQSSVNRTLEDCDGNTIIVRTSGYANFAAQVLPQGNGSFTAVVGQFGSDMQLFVHDLSLVQLTGPRCGAFGIQLLLKDFEDGSATSGGWTQQQVTGTVGWTATAGYGSITNNSGGVYTTCETWLISPSVNLSATTAPVLNFETSVAFSGAPLVVLVSANYSGGAPSTATWTALSPALAANATWTPSGGLDLIPYISGNFRLAFKYTGTSTDGRRWNLDDIVITDN; encoded by the coding sequence ATGAAGCACCTGACCCACACCCTGTCCGCCGCCGCCGGCCTGGCCCTAATGCTGCTGTTGAGCGGCTGCGACAAGGAGCTCGACACCCCGCCGGAGCGCACCCTGCCCACCGGATCGGTGCTCAGCATCAAGCGGCTGCGCGACCTGCACGCCACCACCTTCGCCTACCTCCCGCACCGCTTCACGGGCGACTCGTCCGTCTATGGCGTGGTCACCGGCGATGAGACGAACGGCAATCTGTACAAGAACATCTACATGCAGGACGATACCGCGGGCATCGTGCTGCGCCTGAAGAACAGCGGTGGGTTATACGCCGGAGACCGCATCCGCATCTACCTCAAGGGCACCACGTTGAGCAGCTACGCTGGCCTGCTCCAGCTCGATTCGGTGGACGTCGACAACAACGTCATCAAGCAGGAGACCCTGGTGCCGGTGGCGCCCAAGGTGGTGTCCGTCACGCAGGTGACGCCCGCCCTGCAGGGCCAGCTCATCCGCCTGGACAGCGTGCAGTTCATCGCCGACGAGGCCAACGGGGTCACCACCTGGAGCGATGCCATCAACCAGAGCAGCGTGAACCGCACCCTGGAGGACTGCGACGGCAACACCATCATTGTGCGCACCAGCGGCTACGCCAATTTCGCCGCGCAGGTGCTTCCACAGGGCAACGGCTCCTTCACCGCGGTGGTGGGCCAGTTCGGCAGCGACATGCAGCTCTTCGTGCACGACCTGTCGCTGGTGCAGCTCACGGGCCCGCGTTGCGGCGCCTTCGGCATCCAGCTGCTCCTGAAGGATTTCGAGGATGGCAGCGCCACCTCGGGCGGATGGACCCAGCAGCAGGTGACCGGGACGGTGGGATGGACGGCGACGGCCGGCTACGGTTCGATCACCAACAACAGCGGCGGGGTCTACACTACCTGTGAGACCTGGCTCATCAGCCCATCCGTCAACCTCAGCGCCACCACGGCCCCGGTGCTCAATTTCGAAACGTCCGTGGCCTTCTCAGGCGCGCCCTTGGTAGTGCTGGTGAGCGCGAACTACAGCGGCGGCGCTCCGTCCACGGCGACCTGGACCGCGCTGAGCCCGGCCCTCGCCGCCAACGCGACCTGGACCCCCTCCGGCGGCCTCGACCTGATCCCGTACATCAGCGGCAACTTCCGGCTCGCCTTCAAGTACACCGGCACCAGCACGGATGGCCGCCGCTGGAACCTGGACGACATCGTGATCACCGACAACTGA
- a CDS encoding NAD(+)/NADH kinase, protein MRIAVQARHPEPSTLPLIAGLLQAMPAQGLTPVVDGHLATLLAATGNSVPYNTFDPGGPPAGTDLLLSLGGDGTFLRAVGLVARSGIPVLGVNLGRLGFLAALGPDEVHGALGLLAQRRFVLEERMLLQVTGCEAELGGQDLALNDVSVHKRDTSSMIALHVHADDRFLNTYWADGLIIATPTGSTAYSLSCGGPILDPSCHNLVITPISPHNLNIRPMVLPDASVLQVEAEARELNYLVNLDNRSITLSGRRAIGVRKAGLVARIAHLPDHDFFSTLRHKLNWGLDARSAAGPAA, encoded by the coding sequence ATGCGGATCGCGGTCCAGGCCCGCCACCCGGAGCCCAGCACCCTGCCCTTGATCGCCGGTCTGCTCCAGGCGATGCCTGCCCAGGGCCTCACTCCCGTGGTGGACGGTCATCTGGCCACCCTGCTTGCGGCCACCGGGAACTCCGTTCCGTACAACACCTTCGATCCGGGGGGGCCGCCAGCGGGCACCGACCTGCTGTTGAGCCTGGGCGGCGACGGGACCTTCCTGCGCGCTGTGGGCCTCGTGGCGCGTAGCGGCATCCCCGTCCTGGGCGTCAACCTCGGCCGCCTGGGATTCCTGGCGGCGCTGGGCCCCGACGAGGTGCACGGGGCGCTGGGGCTGCTGGCCCAACGGCGCTTTGTGCTGGAAGAGCGGATGCTGCTCCAGGTCACCGGATGTGAGGCCGAACTGGGCGGGCAGGACCTGGCGCTCAACGATGTCAGTGTCCACAAACGGGACACATCCTCCATGATCGCCTTGCACGTGCATGCGGATGACCGGTTCCTGAACACCTATTGGGCGGACGGCCTCATCATCGCCACGCCCACGGGTTCCACGGCCTATTCCCTGAGCTGCGGAGGGCCCATCCTGGACCCCTCCTGCCATAACCTCGTCATCACCCCCATCAGCCCGCACAACCTGAACATCAGGCCCATGGTGCTCCCGGACGCCTCTGTGCTGCAGGTGGAGGCGGAGGCGCGGGAGCTCAATTACCTGGTGAACCTGGACAACCGCAGCATCACCCTCAGCGGCCGCCGGGCCATCGGGGTGCGCAAGGCCGGTCTGGTGGCCCGCATCGCCCACCTGCCCGACCACGACTTCTTCAGCACCCTGCGCCACAAGCTGAACTGGGGGCTTGATGCCCGGTCGGCCGCGGGGCCTGCGGCCTAA
- a CDS encoding BamA/TamA family outer membrane protein, whose product MAAAVAARTPVRAQPDPATVQVSAVLVLGNKVTRERVVLRELTFQEGDTLSEEALAGAVRRSTENLLNTGLFNTVQLLPVPIGPAEVVVQVHLNERWYLWPAPILEVGGDPNFNTWWLTRDLGRLNWGGYLYRYNVRGMNETAYVLAQFGYTQRFAAKYRVPFLDRSGRWSLSVGGGYHQQREITVGTADNERIFFRPAEGHARTEWNMEAELGLRRAHDVRHAFRVGYRDARVLDSVIWRWPDHFNDGARRLAFVSLGYTVIRDRRDSRVFPRSGPYAELRVDRHGLGEPDAPDNTVLNATVKEWWTPADRWTLAVGLRGRSTLGPPIPYYLQEGLGYAHYVRGYEYYVIDGQHFVLGRFNALFTLLRPRIQRLGFMPLEAFRTLHLALYVNAFLDGGRVWDDRYADANPLANTWMSGAGLGLDLVTSYDQVLRAEGAVNGRGELGFFLHFTQPF is encoded by the coding sequence TTGGCCGCTGCGGTCGCGGCCCGGACCCCGGTCCGTGCCCAGCCCGATCCGGCCACCGTGCAGGTCAGCGCCGTCCTGGTGCTGGGCAACAAGGTGACGCGCGAACGCGTGGTGCTGCGCGAGCTCACCTTCCAGGAAGGTGACACCCTTTCCGAGGAGGCGCTGGCCGGAGCCGTTCGCCGCAGCACGGAGAACCTCCTCAACACCGGGCTCTTCAACACCGTACAGCTGTTGCCTGTGCCCATCGGCCCGGCCGAGGTGGTGGTGCAGGTGCATCTGAACGAACGCTGGTACCTCTGGCCGGCCCCCATCCTGGAGGTGGGCGGCGACCCCAACTTCAACACCTGGTGGCTCACCCGCGACCTGGGCCGCCTGAACTGGGGCGGTTATCTGTACCGCTACAATGTGCGGGGCATGAACGAGACCGCCTATGTGCTGGCGCAGTTCGGATACACCCAGCGTTTCGCCGCGAAGTACAGGGTGCCCTTCCTCGATCGTTCCGGGCGCTGGAGCCTGTCCGTGGGCGGCGGCTACCACCAGCAGCGCGAGATCACCGTGGGCACCGCGGACAACGAGCGCATCTTCTTCCGACCCGCCGAAGGCCATGCGCGCACCGAGTGGAACATGGAGGCCGAGCTCGGTCTGCGCCGCGCCCACGATGTAAGGCACGCTTTCCGGGTGGGCTACCGCGATGCACGTGTGCTGGACTCGGTGATATGGCGCTGGCCCGACCACTTCAACGACGGGGCCCGGCGCCTGGCGTTCGTCTCCCTCGGATACACCGTGATCCGCGACCGCCGTGACTCGCGCGTGTTCCCGCGCTCCGGGCCCTATGCCGAGCTGCGGGTGGACCGCCACGGGCTGGGGGAGCCTGATGCGCCTGACAACACGGTGCTCAATGCTACAGTGAAGGAGTGGTGGACCCCGGCCGATCGGTGGACCCTGGCCGTCGGCCTGCGCGGACGAAGCACCTTGGGTCCACCGATCCCCTACTACCTGCAGGAGGGGTTGGGGTATGCCCACTACGTGCGGGGGTACGAATACTACGTGATCGATGGGCAGCACTTCGTGCTCGGCAGGTTCAATGCCTTGTTCACCCTGCTGAGGCCCCGGATCCAGCGGTTGGGCTTCATGCCCTTGGAGGCGTTCCGCACCCTCCACCTGGCCCTGTACGTCAATGCCTTTCTCGACGGCGGACGCGTGTGGGACGATCGGTACGCCGACGCGAACCCCCTGGCCAACACGTGGATGAGCGGTGCCGGCCTCGGGCTCGACCTGGTGACCTCCTACGACCAGGTGCTGCGCGCCGAAGGCGCCGTCAATGGCCGGGGAGAGCTCGGTTTCTTCCTACATTTCACGCAACCCTTCTGA
- a CDS encoding pyridoxine 5'-phosphate synthase has product MTRLSVNINKVATLRNARGGDNPDVVATALLLERHGAQGITVHPRPDERHIRRGDVRALRAVLTTEFNIEGYPSEDFLALVTEVRPAQVTLVPDPPGVLTSNAGWDARTQKTFLGEVVRRLHAEGLRTSLFLGADSEQVGHAADTGTDRIELYTEPFAAGYHNDRDAAVAPFVSAAQAAAMHGLGLNAGHDLDRHNLRYFHMHVPGLLEVSIGHALVCDALHFGWENTVQLYLRELRS; this is encoded by the coding sequence ATGACCCGCCTCAGTGTCAACATCAACAAGGTGGCCACGCTGCGCAACGCGCGCGGCGGCGACAACCCGGACGTGGTGGCCACCGCCCTGTTGCTGGAGCGGCATGGCGCGCAGGGCATCACCGTGCACCCGCGACCGGACGAGCGCCACATCCGCCGCGGCGACGTACGCGCCTTGCGGGCCGTGCTCACCACCGAGTTCAACATCGAGGGCTATCCGTCGGAGGACTTCCTGGCCCTGGTGACCGAGGTGCGTCCCGCGCAGGTGACCCTCGTGCCCGACCCCCCCGGGGTGCTGACGAGCAATGCCGGTTGGGATGCCCGCACGCAGAAGACCTTCCTCGGTGAGGTGGTGCGACGCCTGCATGCCGAAGGTCTGCGCACCTCCCTCTTCCTCGGCGCCGATAGCGAACAGGTGGGGCATGCGGCGGACACCGGCACCGACCGGATCGAGCTGTACACCGAACCCTTTGCAGCGGGATACCACAACGATCGCGATGCAGCGGTGGCCCCGTTCGTGAGCGCCGCACAGGCGGCGGCCATGCATGGCCTGGGTCTGAACGCCGGTCACGACCTGGACCGGCACAACCTGCGGTACTTCCACATGCACGTGCCCGGGCTGCTGGAGGTGAGCATCGGCCATGCCCTGGTGTGCGACGCCCTGCACTTCGGCTGGGAGAACACCGTGCAGCTCTATCTCCGCGAACTCCGTTCATGA